The following DNA comes from Kitasatospora sp. NBC_01287.
CCGGATGACCCAGTTCAAGGACAAGTCGGCCAAGCAGGGCACCGACACCACCACGGTCGGCCTCTTCACCTACCCGGTCCTGATGGTCGCGGACGTCCTGCTCTACCAGGCCGACGCGGTGCCGGTCGGCGAGGACCAGCGCCAGCACCTGGAGCTCACCCGCGACCTCGCCGAGCGCTTCAACACCCGCTTCGCGCCGACCTTCACCGTGCCCAAGCCGTACATCCTCAAGGAGACGGCGAAGATCCTCGACCTGCAGGACCCGACGGCCAAGATGAGCAAGTCGGCCTCCTCGGCCAAGGGCCTGGTCAGCCTGCTGGACGACCCGAAGGTCAGCGCGAAGAAGTTCAAGAGCGCGGTGACCGACACCGACACGGTGGTCTCCTACGACGAGGAGAAGAAGGCCGGCGTCTCCAACCTGCTGCGGATCCACTCCGCGCTGAGCGGGCAGAGCATCGAGCAGCTGGTCGCGCACTTCGAGGGCAAGATGTACGGCGCGCTGAAGACCGAGCTGGCCGAGCTGTTCGGCGAGTGGGTGGGTCCGTTCCAGGAGCGGACCAAGAGCTACCTCCAGGACCCGGCGGAGCTCGACCGGGTGTTGGCGGTGGGGGCCGAGAAGGCCCGCGCGGTGGCCGCCGAGACCCTGGCGACGGTCTACGACCGCATCGGCTTCATCGCGGCCGCCAAGCGCTGATGCCCGCGCCCGTGCCCGCCGATGGTGGCGATCTCACCGAGGTCGCCACCATCGGCGCGTCGTTGACCATCGGCGTGGCGGTCACGGTGCCGGAGCCGTTCGGCTCGGCGATCCAGGACGCCCGCGCCGCGCTCGGCGATCCGCTGGCCCGGGCGATACCCACGCACGTCACGCTGCTGCCGCCGACCGAGATCGCGGCCGAGCGGCTGCCCGAGGTGCGGGCTCACCTGGCGGCGGTGGCGGCCCGGCACCGGCCGTTCCGGATGCTGCTGCACGGAAGCGGCACCTTCCGCCCGGTCTCCCCGGTGGTCTTCGTCCGGGTCGAGGAGGGCGCGCAGGAGTGCCGTGAGCTGGAGGCCGCGATCCGCTCCGGGCCGCTCGCCCGTGAGCTGGCCTTTCCCTACCACCCGCACGTCACGGTCGCGCACGGCCTGGCCGAACGGGTGCTGGACGCGGCGGCCGGCCAGGCCCGGGCCTTCCACGCGGCCTTCGCGGTGCCCGCTTTCACCCTCTCCTGGTTCGGCGCGGACGCGGTCTGGCGACCCTGGCGTGGTTATGCGCTCGGCGGGCGATAACAGCCGCGCGAATAGTTGCGTCGAATGCAGAATGTAATCTCTTATTATATTCTCATTCACCCCACGATCTGCTGAGCGCTATACTCGGCGAGCAATGGCCATGGGGGGCTTGGAAGGGCCGGAACGCTCACCGTCTGGAGAGTTGATGCGCTGCCCCCGCACGGTTCGGCGAATCATTCGAGCCGTGGCTCGCAGGGCCCGCCGGGTCGGCGTCAGGTCCGGTCAGGTGCCCGCCCAGCGGGTGGCCGAGCAGCCTGCCGAGAGCGTGGCGGTCACGGTGGAGCCGGAGCCCGAGGTCGAACCGGCCCCGCCCAGCGCGGAGGAGCTCCGCCGCGAGCGCGAGGACCGGCTGCTGGAGGGCTCATCCGAGCTGGTGCGGCACCAGGGCCTGGTGACCGAGGTGCGCGACGACCTGCTCTCCGCCGACGCCTACCTGCGCAGCTTCACCGAGGTGACCGACCTGCTCGCACGCGGTGGCGTTGAGTTCGCCCCGATCCGGGGCCAGGAGTTCCGGTACTGGGTGATGATCGCTCCCGGGCAGCGGGCCGAGGTGCTGGCCGCGTTCGCCGCGGGCTTCGCCGGTCAGCCGGTCTACGCGGACCTGCTCGGCCATGACGTGGTGATCCGCACGGTGCTCGCGGACGAGCTGCCGCAGGCCGTGGCGGCAGTGGAGGGGACTGCTGAGGCGGGTGGCGCGGACGCTGCCGGGGCGGACGCTGCTCCCGAGGTGCTCGACGGTGTGCGGGTCAAGGGCGTGCGGATCTACCGTCCGGTGGTCACCCCGGGGCGGACCCTGACCTACGGCTCCGAGCACGGCTGCGACCTCGATTTCTGGGATTCCGCGGCGCCTTCCGAGGGGGCGATAGCCGCGATCCACGAACCGCCCTTCGGCTGGTGGGTGCCCTCCCTGGAGGCGGACTCGATCATGCGGATCGGAGGCCGCGACCACCCCGCGCCGGCCGCCTTCACCCGGCCGCTGCTCGACGACGTCACCTTTCCGATCGACGCGGTGATCACCTGGGTCGACGACGGTGATCCGGTCTGGCGCGGGCGCCGAGCGGCGGTGCTGGCCGGTCTGCCGGTGCCGCCTGCCACCGGCACGGGCGATGAGCGCTTCCACAACCGCGACGAGCTGCGCTATTGTCTGCGCTCGATCGCCATGTACGCGCCGTGGATCCGGCACGTCTTCCTGGTCACCGACGGCCAGCAGCCCGACTGGCTGATGGCCGAGCACCCTGACCTGACGCTGGTTCCGCACCGCGAACTTTTCGCCGATCCGAGTGTGCTGCCGGTATTCAATTCGCGGGCGATCGAATCCCAGCTGCACCGCATCCCGAACCTCGCCGAGCACTTCCTGTATTTCAACGACGACATGTTCTTGGGGCGGCCGGTCCGCCCCGAGCAGTTCTTCCAGGGAAATGGCGCACCGCTGGTCAACCTGGACTCCCGGGTGATCCCGCCGGGGCCGGTCGCGGCGGACGAGGACGAGTACGTCGCGGGGCAGAAGAACACCCGAGCGCTGATCCGGCGCGAGTTCGGCCGGGACACCACCCACACCCTCAGCCACGTGCCCTACCCGCTGACCAGGACGCTGCTCACCGAGAGCACCGAGGTCTTCGCCGCCGAGCTGTCCAGCACCGCCCGCTCGGTCTTCCGCTCGCGCTCGGACGTTGCGCCCATCACCCTGGCCGTCAGCCGCGGCTACCTCACCGGCCGGGTCGCCTGGGGGCGGATCGGCCACCGCTACGTCGATGTCGACCGGCAGGCCGCCCTGGAGCAGTTGCCGGGCCTGGTCAGGGACCGCGGCATCGAGAGCTTCTGCCTGAACGACGGAGCCCTGGACCACGTGCCCAGGCAGGAGCAGGACCGGCTCGTCACGCTCTTCCTGCAGGACTTCTTCCCGGTGGCGGGTCCCTTCGAGGACTCCCCGCCGGTGCCGGCCGCCCGTACCGCCCCCGCCCAGGCCCAGGAGACGGATGCGGCCGGGCCGACGGAAGGCGGTGCGGACCCGTGGGGCCCCGAGCAGCTCGAAGCCACCAGGCCGGCGGCCGAACCCCGGTCGGCAGAATCCCAGCCTGTCGAATCCGGTCCGGCTGAATCCCGTCCGGCTGAATCCCGTCCGGCTGAATCCCGCCTGGCCGAGCAGCACGGCTGACGCCGCGTCGCACCGGCGGGAGGAGCACGTCGGCCCCGAGACCGACCGGTCTCGGGGCCGACGTGCTCTCCGGCCCCGCTCAGCCCAGCAGGCCGTCGACCACCCGGGCGGCGGCGTGGCCGTCGTCCAGGTCGCAGTAGGTCGACCGGAACGCCGCGTAGGCCTCCCGGTGCTCGGCCGCGACCTGGTCCAGCCCGCTCAGCGCCCCGACCAGCTCCGCCGAGGTCCGCAGCAGCGGGCCGGGAGCTTCCTGCTCGAAGTCGAAGGTGAACCCGCACAGGTTGTCGCGGTAGTGCTCCAGGTCGTGGGTGAAGAAGAGGATCGGCCGGCCGGTGTTGGCGAAGTCGAACATCGACGCCGAGTAGTCGGTCACCAGCACGTCGGCGAGCACCAGCAGGTCGGACATGTCCGGGTAGAGCGAGACGTCCCAGACGTAGCCGTTGCCGGCCTCGGCGATCGGCTCGTGGCAGTTCGCGTGCGGGCGCACCAGCAGCACCTGGTCATCGCCCAGGGCGGCGCGGGCCGCCTCCAGGTCGATCCGCAGGTCGACCTGGTAGCCGCCGTGCGGGCGCTTGCGGTCCTCCCGGAAGGTCGGCGCGTACAGCACCACCTTCTTGTCCTCGGGCAGACCAAGCCGGCGGCGCACCTCGGCGGCCCGCTTCTCCCGCTCGGGGGAGAAGAGGATGTCGTTGTGCGGGTAACCGGTCTCCAGCATCTCGCCCTGGAACTTGAAGGCCCGGCGCAGCACCGGGGTGGCGAAGCTGCTCCCGGAGATCAGCTTGCCCCAGTGCGGCACCTCGCGGTCGAGGTGCTTGAGGTAGTTGCTGTCGATGAACCAGATCTTCTCGAAGTCGTGGCCGATCCGCTTGAGCGGGCTGCCGACCCAGGTCTGCAGGACCACCTGATCCGGGCGCGGCACCACGAAGTCGGGCAGGTGAGCGCTGGTGACTATGTACTTGGCGGTAGCCATCGCCTCGTACCACTCGGGGCTCCACTGGCGCAGCCCGCGGGTGCTCTGGGGCAGCTCCGTCTGCTGGTCGTCGACCGTCCACAGGTGCTCCAGCGGCAGGCCGCGGCGGACCAGCTCCTCGTGGATGGCGCGCGGCGAGCCGGCGTACTGGCCGCCGTGGGCCACGTTGTAGAGCACCGCCTCGCGCAGCGGCTTCAGCTTGGCGGCCGGGTAGACCTCCTTGCGCAGCTGCCGCTGCCGGTAGCCGCTGCGCTCGTGCGGGCCGAGGTCGGAGAGCGCCTCCAGCGAGAGCGTGTCGTAGTAGCGGCGCTCCAGCACCACCTGCTTGCCGCGTACCCGGATCTCGTTGGGCAGCGAGGCGTGCGCCGACAGCGCGACCTGGACCTTGGGCCAGGCGAACTCGGGGTCGCCGCCCTCGGGCCGGAAGGAGACCTCCCAGGTGCCCTTGTGCAGCGGCACCTGGCCCGCGTAGGAGCCGATCGGCGCGGCGGGCAGCCGGACCTCGAACCGGCCGTCGCGCACGACCAGCGGGTGCAGGTAGTCCTCCTCGCGCCAGCTGTGGCGGATCACCAGGTCGTAGCGGTGCTCGCCGGGCAGCGGGAAGTCACCGCTGAGGGTGAAGCCCTCCTCGTCGGCGCCGGTGATCCTGTCCACCACCGGCTGGACCAGCTGGTCGGTGAACTGCAGGTGCCCGGTGTCGGTCGGCTTGGAGGTCAGCACCCGGGCGGTGCCCACCGGGGTCGCGGGGTCCAGCGGCTGGACCAGGTGCCGCAGCGCCACCCGGTCGTCGACCACGAGCTGCAGCGTGGTCCCGTCCGTCAGCAGCAGCTTGGCGTACCAGTGGTCGGTGGTGCGTGAGTCGGCGCCCGGGTCCAGGGCGTTCCACTTGTCGCGTACCTCGGTCAGCCGCTCGATCGGGATCCGAGCGGTGAACGGCACCGGCCGGCCGGCCGGGACGCCGAACTCGATCGGGAAGTCGATCTTCGTACCGGATTCGGAGTGGTGCAGCTGCAGCCGCACACCCGCCAGGTCGGCGGTGTTGCGCACCGTTCCGCTGAGCTCGACCGCTCCGTCCACCGAGCGCAGCTCGGTGACCGCGGCTCGCAGCTTCTCGACGATGATGTGCAGGAAGCTGTCCCGCAGTATCGGGACGATCCGGGTGGTGGCGTCCACCCAGTGGGTCGGGTAGCTCTGGGCGGTGTCGGCCCAGCCGCCGGACACCCGGCCCTTGTAGACCCCGGACTTGCCGATTCCGCCCATCAGCACCCGCCAGGTGCCCTCCTGCCACTGGCCGCGCTTCTTCAGCTTCACCGGGTCGATGAGGGTCGTGAACCCGGCCCAGTCGCAGCTGTAGAGGTCGTGCGGGGAACTGGCGGTCGCCTCGGGCGCGTACTGCGCCTTGGCCGAGAACGTGACGATCCGCTTGCCGTTCGCCTCGCGCAGCACGACCTTGCGCACCAGGTCGTGCTTGTTCTCCACCCCCACGTGCTCGGGGAAGGCGTGGCCGGTCAGTCGCAGCCCGCCGTCCTCCCAGGCCGACTCGTAGACCCGGGTGCGCATCACCAGGGCGTTGTCCAGCCGCAGCACGTCGGCGGGCACGCTCTTGCGGCCGCCGCGCAGGAACGGGTAGTCGGCGTAGGGGCGGAGCACACCGCGGGCCGGCGCGGCCCCGTTGCTCTCGGCCTCGAAGCGCATCTGCTCGATGAACTCGTCGATCCGGCCCTGCAGGGTCAGGTGGTACTTCAGCCGCAGCGGTGCCCGCTGCTTGCGGACCAGGTCGGGGCCGATCGCGCGCAGCAGGCGGCCCACGCACTCCAGGTACGCGTCGCGGTAGTCCTGCTCGCCGTCGACCACCGACCAGAAGAACATCGGGATCTCCTCGACGAGGTTGTTCTCGTCGTAGGCGCGCAGGTACTCCTTGTACTTCGGCGCGGTCTGCTTCAGCAGCCAGGAGCGGACCAGCTCCATCGAGGTGACCCGGTCGATCAGGCCCTTGGGGTTGGTGCGCATCTGGGTGATCGACATCTCGCCGACCTCGCGCTCGCGCCAGTGGTAGATCGGCTCGCCGAGCACGTCCACGCTCTTGGCCAGGTAGTGGTGCGGCACGCTGACCGGGGCGTCCTCGTAGAGGATGCCCTCCGGGTAGAGCAGGCCGGCCGCGTCCCAGAAGCTGCGCCGGTACACCTTGTTCCACGCGGTGCGGTCGGTGACCAGCGCCGGGATCTCGGTGATGTGGGTCTTGAGCTTGGTCTGCCGGAACGGCTTGCTGTGGCCGCCCGACTGGTAGTGGCCCACCGCGCGGAAGCGCAGCACGTTGCCGGTCGCGAAGTCGGAGCCGGTCTCGTCGAGCGTGGAGATCATCAGCTCGTACGCGCTCGGCGGCAGGGTGTCGTCGCTGTCCACGAAGGCGAGGAACTCGGTGCCCTCGGTCAGGTGCAGCAGACCGGTGTTGCGGGCGGCGCCGAGACCGGCGTTCTTCTTGCGGACCAGTCTGAACCGGGAGTCCTTGGCGGCGAACGCCTCGGCGAGCGCGGCACTCCCGTCCTTGGAGCCGTCGTCCACCATGACGCATTCGAGGTCGCTCATGGTCTGGGCGGCGATGGATTCCAGGCACTCCTCCAAGTACCGCTCGACGTTGTAGATCGGAACAACGACGGAGAGACGGGGGGCCATCTTCGAGGCGGGCCTTTCATCAGGGGCGGGACGAACGGCCTGGAGCGGGGCCCGCGGTTTCGGGGGGCACCGGACAGGCGGTACGGGGCGAATCCTACCGTCCGGCACCGCGGGCCTCCCGGGGGCGCCGGTCCGGCGGGGCTCGGCCGCCACCGGGCGCGGACCTGTCAGGCTGAACCGCATGGGATTCCTCACCAGGCTGCCGGTGATCGGTCCACTCGCCGCCGTCGTGCTGCGCAGCCGTCCGTACCGGGTCTACGAGCACTTCACGGCGGCGAAGGCCAACCGGCTGGCGGGTGCCGTCACCTTCTTCGGCTTCCTGGCGCTCTTCCCGCTGCTCACGGTGGCACTGGCGATCGCGGTGGCGACCCTCACCCCGGCCCGGGTGGACACCCTGAAGAACAAGATCGCCGACCAGGTCCCGGGGCTGGCCCACTCGCTCGACCTGGACTCGCTGGTCGCCAACGCCGCCACGGTCGGGGCGCTCAGCGGGCTGCTGCTGCTGATCTCGGGACTGGGCTGGGTGGACACCATGCGCGGCGCGATCCGGGACGTCTGGCAGCTGCCCGAGGAGGACGGCAACGTGGTGCTGCGCAAGGCCTGGGACTGCCTGGTGCTGGTCGGCCTCGGCGCGGTCGCGCTGGTCTCGCTGGGCGCCTCCGCGGTGACCACCCGGTTGGCCGGGCGGCTGGCCACCGCGCTCGGCCTCTCCGACCACGGCCCGGCGCACTACCTGCTGGCGGCGGTCGGCTTCGTCATCGCGGTCGGCGCCGACCTGCTGCTCTTCCTCTACCTGCTGGCGCCGTTCCCGCGGATCGCCGACCAGCGCCGGCGCGACCTGCTGACCGCCGCGCTGATCGGGGCGGTCGGCTTCGAGTTGCTCAAACTGCTGCTCTCCTCCTACCTGGGCTCGGTGGCGGGCAAGAGCCTGTACGGCGCCTTCGGGGTCCCGGTCGCCCTGCTGCTCTGGATCGACTTCGTCAACCGGCTGCTGATGTACTGCGCCTCCTGGACGGCCCTGGCCGACCCCGAGGGTGCCCGGGCACGCGCCCGCGCGAGCGCCGAGGCCGCCTACCGGGCAGCCGGGGAGCTCGGCGCGGGCGGGGCGCCGGCGCGAGGCTGAGGCGCCTCAGGTGCGCGGCGGCCGGCGGCGGCGCAGGCGCGGCACGATGGCGCCGCGCCCGACCCGGGAGGCGCTCGCGCCGCCCGAGCCGTCCGGCCCGGCCGTCCCGGTGGCGGCCGCGGCGGCCGGGTGCGGTCCGCGGCGGCGCCGGTTCAGCACCCAGCCGGCCGCGGTGGCGCACAGGGTGACCACCGCGACCACCGTCCAGCCCTCCGGGCTCAGCACCTTCGCGCGGTGCCGGGGCGGCCCGGCCAGCAGTCCGTGGGCCGCCGCGGGCGCGGGCGCCCGCGGCACGGCGAGGCCGGGCAGCGGGGCGGGCGCGGCACCCTGCGGGCCGGCCGCCGGCGCGGCAGCCGCCGCCGCGGCTGCCCCGGCGGCCGGCGTGGCGGAGACCAGCCGGCCGACCGGGGTCAGCCGGCCGCCCACCGCGAAGCCCCAGTCCAGCAGGGCGGCGGTCTCGTCGTAGACCTTCATGTAGGTCTCCGGGTGCATCACCGCCACCAGCAGGGTGCGCCCGTCCCGCTGGGCGGCCCCGACGAAGGTGCTGCCCGCGTTGGTGGTGTAGCCGTTCTTGACGCCGATCAGGCCCGGGTACTTGCCGAGCAGCCGGTCGGTGTTCTGGATGCCGAAGGTGCCGCGCTGCCCGGTGCGGCTGTCGACCGCGCCGGGGAACTGGGCGTCCTTGGTGCCGCAGTAGGAGCGGAAGTCCGGGTTGCGCAGCCCCTCGCGGGCGAAGAGCGTCAGGTCGTAGGCCGAGGTGAGCTGCCCGTCCTCGTCGTAGCCGTCCGGCGAGACCACGTGCGTGTCGGCGGCGCCCAGCTCGACGGCCTTCTGCTGCATCTGGCCGACCGTCTGCTCGACCCCGCCGTTCATGTGCGCGAGCACGTGCACCGCGTCGTTGCCCGAGCTCAGGAAGACCCCGCGCCAGAGGTCCTCGACCCGGTAGTCCAGGTCCTCCTTGACCCCGACCAGGCTGCTGCCGGCCCCCAGCCCGGCAAGTTCCTCCGGCGCGACCCGGTGCACGGCCTTGCGGTCGAACTTGGGCAGCACGGTGTCGGCGAAGAGCATCTTCAAGGTGCTGGCCGGTGGCAGCCGCAGGTGCGGGTTGAAGGCGGCCAGCACCGCGCCCGAGTCGGCGTCCGCCACCAGCCAGGACATCCCGGTCAGCCCTTCCGGAGGGCGGGGCGCCCCGGGCGCCAGGGCGACCTGCACTCCGGGTAGCCCGAGCCGCTCGCCGCCGACCGCGGTGGCGACCGGTGGCGGTTCGGCGGCGGCGACGGGGGCGGTCGCCAGGAGGAGCGCGGCGGCCAGCGCGGCGGCTCGGCGAGCGGTACGACACATCAGGTAAGCATCCAAATGCACTCGGTGTCCGTACCCAGCCCAACGCCCCACCGTCCCGTCGGGCCGCAGGTCCTCGCCCCAACGGGGGACCGCCGCCTGGGCCGATCGGCCCTTTGCCCATACTGGGGAGGCTGCTCCGCCCCGCACCGCTAAGGACCGCCCTGATGAAGCTCAGCCGCCGCACCTCCTGGTTCCTCGCCGCCTTCGGCGTATGGTCCGTGATCATCTGGACCACCTTTGTGAAGAACTTGTGGCAGGACTCGGCCCACCAGGCCTTCGCCAACGGCGATCACAGCCGCCCCACCGCCTTCTTCTGGATCCACCTCGCGCTGGCCATCACCTCCTTCGTCCTGGGCGTCCTGGTGGGGCTGGTGGGGGTGCGGGGGCTGCGGAACGGAAAGTCGGTGGCCTGACGGGTCGGCAGCTGGAAGAGTCCCGGGTGCTTCACCAGCTGACCGGATTTTCCCGAGGGGGACTCTTCTTGCGTACATCCCGTGTGCTCGCCGTCACCGGCGTGCTCACCGTGGCCGTCGGCCTGGCCGCGGCCCCGAACGCCGTCGCCGCCACCGGCCCGGCCTTCAGCAACCCGCGCGTCACACCGGCCCCGGTGCTCGCTCCCGGCGGCACCGCGACCGAGGACTGCGCGCCGAACGGCACCCCGGGCTGGGTCGGGCTGAGCACCGCACTGCCGACGCTCAGCGCCGATGTCCAGCTCCCGGCCGGTGCCACCGTCCTGCCGGACATCGCGGTCACCGACACCACCGTCGTGCCGCACACCTCGGTCCTGCGGGCCACCGAGCTGCCGGTCCAGAACGGCACCGTGAGCGTCCAGGTGCCGAACCTGCGGGACGGTCACAGCTATGTCTGGCACGCCTACACGGCGGGCGCCGGGGTCGACGCCTCCACACCCGAGTGTCACTTCCGCCTCGACCTGACGGCGCCGGCGGTCAACGTGAACTCCACCGACTTCCCGGCCTTGGGCTCGGGGCAGACGGCGACCAAGTACGCCGGCCAGTCGGGCACCTTCACCTTCACCGGCAGTGACCCGGTGCCCGCCGGTGGTGCGGCCTCGGGAGTGGCCTGCTACCAGTACGCGCTCGCACCCGCCTCGCTGGGCGTCTTCACCGGCTGCGGAGGCGCCGACACCGTGGTGCCCGCCGCCGACGGCACCGCGAGCGTGCAGCTGACGCCCGCCGACTGGGGCGCGAACACGCTGCTCGTCCAGGCGATCGACAACGCGGGCAATGTCTCGCAGTCGTTCTCGTACGGCTTCTACGCGCCGAGCAACCCGACCCCGCCGGCAACGCTGGGCGATGTCGACAACAACGGCACCCCCGACATCGTGCTGCCGGACTCGGCGGGCAACCTCCAGGTGATCAGTGGCAACACGGGCAGCGTCCTGCCCAGTGAGACCGTCCCGGCCGTCGACGCACCTGACGGTTCGGGCAACTGGACCGGTTTCGAGGTCAGCCACCGCGGTTGGATGCCCAACACCGCCACCTCCGACACGGTCTTCGCGCGCGACCTGAACTCGTCGGTCGGCAAGGCCAACCTCTACGAGTACAAGAACCAGGGGTCGCTGCCGCTCGGCTCGCAGAGCGCCACCCTGGTCTCCCGTCCCACGACCTGCCAGGACGCCACCGGAGCGACGATCAGCTGCCCGGTGGGCTACGGCAGCGACTGGTCCGGCGTGGACCAGCTCCTCGCGCTCGGCTCGACGGACCCGGGCCAGCCGGACGACCCGTCGCTGCTCACCGTCGAGGGTGGCAACCTGTGGCTCTTCGACAATGTCGGCTTCCGCGGCTTCCGGGACGCCCAGCAGCTGACCACCACGGGCAACTGGAGTGGCTACGACCTGATCGCTCCCGGCGCCGACGCCCAGGGCAACCTGGCGCTGTGGGCCCGCGACCGGGCCACCGGTGAGCTGCACGCCTACCCGCTGCCGAAGAAGGCCGACGGCACCTTCGACTTCTCCGCCCTGGGCGACCCCACCGCGCACGTGGTGGCGTCCGGGTTCACCACCGCCGCCTACCCGACCCTGGGCAGCTCCGGTGACCTGGACGGCGACGGCGCCCCCGACCTGTGGACCGTCACCGCTGACCGGCACCTGGTCATCTTCAGCGGCTGGACCAGCCCTGAGGACATCGGTGCGCTGAAGTAGCCGACCACGGCCGAGGGCCCGCCCGGTGCGTACCGGACGGGCCCTCGGCCGTTGCTCGCTCGACGGAGCGTCAGAAGCGGAGCGTCAGAAGCGGCGCGTCACCAGGGCGCGCTTGACTTCCTGGATCGCCTTGGTGACCTCGATGCCGCGGGGGCAGGCCTCCGAGCAGTTGAAGGTGGTGCGGCAACGCCACACACCCTCGCGGTCGTTGAGGATCTCGAGCCGCTGCTCGGCGCCCTCGTCACGCGAGTCGAAGATGAAGCGGTGCGCGTTGACGATGGCGGCCGGGCCGAAGTACTGGCCGTCGTTCCAGAAGACCGGGCAGGACGAGGTGCACGCGGCGCACAGGATGCACTTGGTGGTGTCGTCGAAGCGCTCGCGGTCCTCGGCGGACTGCAGCCGCTCGCGGGTCGGCTCGTTCCCCGAGGTGATCAGGAACGGCATGACGTCCTTGTACGCCTGGAAGAACGGGTCCATGTCGACCACCAGGTCCTTGAGGACCGTCAGGCCCTTGATGGCCTCGATGGTGATCGGCTGCACGCCGCCCTTGCCGTCGGGCGAGGTGACGTCCTTCAGCAGGGTCTTGCAGGCCAGCCGGTTGC
Coding sequences within:
- a CDS encoding succinate dehydrogenase iron-sulfur subunit encodes the protein MSAPTIDAPHSAALDAAEAGGVQMITFTLRIRRFNPEEHPDPVWVDYQLTMDPKERVLDALNKVKWEQDGTLTYRRSCAHGICGSDAMRINGRNRLACKTLLKDVTSPDGKGGVQPITIEAIKGLTVLKDLVVDMDPFFQAYKDVMPFLITSGNEPTRERLQSAEDRERFDDTTKCILCAACTSSCPVFWNDGQYFGPAAIVNAHRFIFDSRDEGAEQRLEILNDREGVWRCRTTFNCSEACPRGIEVTKAIQEVKRALVTRRF